In one window of Tenacibaculum mesophilum DNA:
- the pyk gene encoding pyruvate kinase, giving the protein MPHNKKTKIVATLGPATNTKEILANMAAAGVNVFRINFSHADYEVVKERIRQIREINDERGYNVAILADLQGPKLRVGVMQEGVELKAGDTFTFTTEKCEGTQEKAFMTYQHFPKDVKVGEKILVDDGKLMFEVTATNKENEVVTKVIVGGALKSKKGVNLPNTKISLPALTEKDKKDVVFALEQEVDWIALSFVRTPEDLRILRDIIKQKSRYRVPVIAKIEKPEAVENIDALIPYCDGLMVARGDLGVEVPMQDVPLIQKMLVRRAKQARIPVIIATQMMETMIENSVPTRAEVNDVANSIMDGADAVMLSGETSVGKHPIRVIQKMTEIIGSVEFSDLIKVPQEPPHIRTKRFITKSVCHHAALMADDINAAAISTLTNSGYTAFQISAWRPKSHVLAFSSEKRILGKLNLLWGVRAYFYDRELSTDDTIEDINEIAKEKGYVKTGDFMINLSSMPVKAKGMVNTLRVSHID; this is encoded by the coding sequence ATGCCACACAACAAGAAAACAAAAATTGTAGCAACATTAGGACCAGCAACAAATACAAAAGAAATTTTGGCCAATATGGCAGCAGCTGGTGTAAATGTTTTTAGAATTAATTTTTCACATGCCGATTATGAAGTAGTAAAAGAACGCATACGTCAAATACGTGAAATAAATGATGAAAGAGGTTATAACGTAGCAATATTAGCAGATTTACAAGGGCCAAAGCTTAGAGTTGGTGTAATGCAAGAGGGAGTAGAATTAAAAGCAGGTGATACGTTTACTTTTACCACCGAAAAATGTGAAGGAACACAAGAGAAAGCTTTTATGACCTATCAGCATTTTCCTAAAGATGTAAAAGTAGGAGAGAAGATTTTAGTTGATGATGGTAAACTGATGTTTGAAGTAACAGCAACAAATAAAGAAAATGAAGTTGTTACCAAAGTAATAGTAGGAGGAGCATTAAAATCTAAAAAAGGAGTTAATCTTCCAAACACTAAAATTTCTTTACCAGCTTTAACAGAAAAGGATAAAAAAGATGTAGTTTTCGCATTAGAGCAAGAAGTAGATTGGATAGCTCTTTCATTTGTACGAACACCTGAAGACTTACGTATTTTGCGTGATATCATTAAACAGAAATCACGTTATAGAGTTCCTGTAATAGCAAAAATAGAAAAACCTGAAGCTGTTGAAAATATAGATGCTTTAATCCCGTATTGCGACGGTTTAATGGTAGCGCGTGGTGATTTAGGAGTTGAAGTACCAATGCAAGATGTACCATTAATTCAAAAAATGTTAGTCCGTAGAGCTAAGCAAGCAAGAATTCCGGTAATTATTGCTACTCAAATGATGGAAACCATGATTGAAAACTCTGTACCAACAAGAGCAGAGGTAAATGATGTAGCAAACTCTATTATGGATGGTGCAGATGCTGTAATGCTTTCAGGGGAAACTTCAGTAGGAAAACACCCAATAAGAGTTATTCAAAAAATGACAGAAATTATTGGAAGTGTAGAATTTTCAGATTTAATAAAAGTTCCGCAAGAGCCACCTCACATCCGTACCAAAAGATTTATAACTAAATCTGTATGCCATCATGCAGCTCTTATGGCAGATGATATTAATGCGGCAGCAATATCGACTTTAACTAATAGTGGATATACTGCTTTTCAAATTTCTGCTTGGAGACCAAAATCACACGTATTAGCGTTTTCATCTGAGAAAAGAATCTTAGGAAAGTTAAACCTTCTGTGGGGGGTTAGAGCCTATTTTTACGATAGAGAACTAAGTACCGATGATACTATTGAAGATATTAACGAAATAGCTAAAGAAAAAGGCTATGTAAAAACAGGAGATTTTATGATAAACTTATCATCAATGCCTGTAAAAGCAAAAGGTATGGTAAACACATTACGTGTTTCTCATATTGACTAA
- the tsaB gene encoding tRNA (adenosine(37)-N6)-threonylcarbamoyltransferase complex dimerization subunit type 1 TsaB: MATILHIETATKNCSVSVAIKGELLALQELNDGNYSHAEKLHPFIQQVMKKAKLSFNDIDAVAVSKGPGSYTGLRIGVSAAKGLCFAFDKPLISIETLQSLAHKVSVKEGVVVPMLDARRMEVYAAVYNSKYEQVRDIKAEIINESSFEEYLSKGKVYFIGDGAEKCKGIIVNENAVFIDGEFPSAKEMVQLSLDKYKKNDIEDVAYFEPFYLKDFVVTPEKKR; this comes from the coding sequence TTGGCAACAATCTTACACATAGAAACAGCAACAAAAAACTGTTCGGTTAGCGTAGCAATAAAAGGAGAGCTTTTAGCTTTACAAGAGTTAAATGATGGAAATTATTCACATGCTGAAAAGCTGCATCCATTTATTCAACAAGTAATGAAAAAAGCAAAGCTTTCTTTTAATGATATTGATGCTGTTGCAGTAAGTAAAGGTCCTGGTTCTTATACAGGACTACGTATTGGAGTGTCAGCAGCAAAAGGATTATGTTTTGCTTTTGACAAGCCTTTAATATCTATTGAAACATTACAATCATTAGCTCATAAAGTTTCTGTAAAGGAAGGAGTTGTTGTCCCGATGTTAGACGCACGTCGTATGGAAGTATATGCAGCTGTATATAATTCTAAATACGAACAGGTAAGAGATATAAAAGCAGAAATCATAAATGAAAGTTCTTTTGAAGAATATTTATCTAAAGGGAAGGTATACTTTATAGGTGATGGAGCAGAAAAGTGTAAAGGAATAATTGTGAACGAAAATGCAGTTTTTATTGATGGAGAGTTTCCTTCTGCAAAAGAAATGGTTCAGTTAAGTTTAGATAAGTACAAAAAAAACGACATCGAAGATGTCGCTTATTTTGAACCTTTTTATTTAAAAGATTTTGTAGTTACGCCTGAAAAAAAACGTTAA
- a CDS encoding dodecin family protein, whose protein sequence is MAVMKVIEILANSEKSWEDATRKAIKQASKSVKGIKSAFVQSQSVVVNDDEVTEFRVNLKVTFEVS, encoded by the coding sequence ATGGCAGTAATGAAAGTTATTGAAATTTTAGCAAACTCTGAAAAAAGCTGGGAAGATGCTACTAGAAAAGCCATTAAACAAGCTTCTAAATCTGTAAAAGGAATTAAATCTGCTTTTGTACAATCACAAAGTGTGGTTGTTAATGATGATGAAGTAACTGAGTTTAGAGTAAACCTAAAAGTAACTTTTGAAGTAAGTTAA
- the fabF gene encoding beta-ketoacyl-ACP synthase II yields the protein MQLKRVVVTGLGALTPIGNNKEEYWNSLVNGVSGAAPITYFDAAKFKTRFACELKNFNATDFINRKEARKMDKFTQYAMVASDEAIADAKLNLDDVNKLRVGVIWGAGIGGLETFQNEVLNYAEGDGSPRFNPFFIPKMIADIAPGNISIKNGFMGPNYTTVSACASSANAMIDALNYIRLGHCDVVVTGGSEAAVTIAGMGGFNAMHALSTRNESPETASRPFDAERDGFVLGEGAGAIVLEEYEHAKARGAKIYAEVIGGGLSSDAYHMTAPHPDGIGVIAVMKNCLENAGIKPEDVDHINTHGTSTPLGDVAELKAISEVFGDHAKNININSTKSMTGHLLGAAGAIEAIASLLAMEHGVVPPTINHVNVDENINPELNLTLNNAQKRDIKVAMSNTFGFGGHNACIAFRKLD from the coding sequence ATGCAATTAAAACGAGTTGTAGTAACTGGACTTGGCGCATTAACGCCAATAGGAAACAATAAAGAAGAGTATTGGAATAGCTTGGTTAACGGAGTTAGCGGAGCAGCACCTATAACGTATTTTGATGCTGCCAAGTTCAAAACTCGTTTCGCATGTGAGCTTAAAAATTTCAACGCGACCGATTTTATAAATAGAAAAGAGGCGCGTAAAATGGATAAGTTTACGCAATATGCGATGGTTGCTTCAGATGAAGCAATTGCTGATGCTAAGCTAAATCTAGATGATGTTAACAAATTAAGAGTTGGTGTTATTTGGGGAGCTGGTATTGGAGGATTGGAAACGTTTCAAAATGAGGTGTTAAACTATGCTGAAGGAGATGGATCTCCTCGTTTCAATCCTTTTTTTATTCCAAAAATGATTGCAGATATTGCCCCTGGGAATATTTCTATTAAAAATGGATTTATGGGGCCTAACTATACTACGGTATCTGCTTGTGCATCGTCTGCAAATGCTATGATTGATGCTTTGAACTATATTCGACTAGGTCATTGTGATGTAGTTGTAACAGGGGGAAGTGAAGCTGCTGTTACAATTGCAGGTATGGGTGGTTTTAACGCTATGCACGCCCTATCTACTAGAAATGAAAGTCCAGAAACAGCTTCAAGACCATTTGATGCTGAACGTGATGGATTCGTTTTAGGAGAAGGTGCAGGAGCTATAGTTTTAGAAGAGTATGAACATGCTAAGGCTAGAGGAGCAAAGATTTACGCTGAAGTTATTGGTGGAGGGTTATCGTCAGATGCTTACCATATGACAGCACCTCACCCAGATGGAATAGGTGTAATTGCAGTAATGAAAAACTGCTTAGAAAACGCAGGTATAAAACCTGAAGATGTAGATCATATTAATACACATGGGACTTCAACACCTTTAGGAGATGTTGCTGAATTAAAAGCAATATCTGAAGTTTTTGGAGATCATGCAAAGAACATTAATATTAACTCAACAAAGTCTATGACTGGACACTTGTTGGGGGCTGCAGGTGCTATTGAAGCAATAGCATCATTATTAGCAATGGAACATGGTGTTGTTCCTCCAACAATTAATCATGTTAATGTTGATGAAAACATCAATCCAGAATTAAACCTAACGTTGAATAATGCTCAAAAAAGAGATATTAAAGTTGCTATGAGCAACACATTTGGTTTCGGTGGGCATAATGCTTGTATAGCCTTTAGAAAACTAGATTAA
- a CDS encoding acyl carrier protein: MSDIASRVKAIIVDKLGVDDNEVTNEASFTNDLGADSLDTVELIMEFEKEFDIQIPDDQAENIGTVGQAISYIEDAKK, encoded by the coding sequence ATGTCAGACATTGCATCAAGAGTAAAAGCAATTATCGTAGACAAATTAGGAGTAGACGATAACGAAGTAACTAACGAAGCAAGCTTCACAAACGATTTAGGAGCAGATTCTTTAGATACGGTTGAGTTAATCATGGAATTCGAAAAAGAATTTGATATTCAAATTCCAGATGATCAGGCAGAAAACATTGGTACTGTAGGTCAAGCGATTAGCTATATTGAAGACGCAAAAAAATAA
- a CDS encoding ribonuclease H1 domain-containing protein, giving the protein MSKKKKYYVVWKGKKTGVFSSWDTCKKQIDGFTGAQYKAFADKNEAELALKKSYNDYKGKDTKKISLSAKEKAKYGSPILESISVDAACAGNPGLMEYRGVLTHNKKEIFKMGPFNNGTNNIGEFLALVHGIALLKSKNMDSLPIYSDSKIAMSWVKKKQCRTNITFDSSNKEILDLIRRAEKWLEENSYKNPLLKWETKAWGEIPADFGRK; this is encoded by the coding sequence ATGAGTAAGAAGAAAAAATATTATGTAGTTTGGAAGGGAAAAAAAACAGGTGTTTTTTCATCTTGGGATACTTGTAAAAAGCAAATTGATGGTTTTACTGGTGCACAATACAAAGCTTTTGCTGATAAAAACGAAGCTGAATTAGCCTTAAAAAAAAGCTATAATGACTATAAAGGAAAAGATACTAAAAAAATAAGCCTTTCCGCAAAAGAAAAAGCCAAATACGGCTCTCCCATCTTAGAAAGCATTTCTGTTGACGCTGCTTGTGCCGGAAACCCTGGCTTAATGGAATACAGAGGGGTATTAACTCATAACAAGAAAGAAATATTTAAAATGGGACCATTTAATAACGGCACTAATAATATTGGTGAGTTCTTAGCTCTTGTACATGGAATTGCTTTGTTAAAAAGTAAAAATATGGATTCTCTCCCTATTTATTCTGACTCTAAAATCGCTATGAGTTGGGTTAAAAAGAAGCAATGCAGAACCAATATTACATTTGATAGTTCTAATAAAGAAATTTTAGATTTAATTAGACGTGCTGAAAAATGGTTGGAAGAGAATTCTTATAAAAACCCGTTATTAAAGTGGGAAACTAAGGCTTGGGGTGAAATCCCTGCTGATTTTGGTAGAAAATAA
- a CDS encoding toxin-antitoxin system YwqK family antitoxin, producing MKKLIIAVCMLSVSFMQAQDVEPKYEVEGDLVKATYFYKDGTIKEQGFFKDKKLTGTWTSFDKKGNKVTIGHYEAGKKVGKWFMWKEDGLKEIDFKDNAIASVQTWKEETKMAVK from the coding sequence ATGAAAAAATTAATAATAGCAGTTTGTATGTTGTCGGTTTCATTTATGCAAGCTCAAGACGTGGAACCAAAATATGAAGTTGAAGGAGACTTAGTAAAAGCTACTTATTTTTATAAAGATGGCACTATTAAAGAGCAAGGTTTTTTCAAAGATAAAAAGTTAACAGGTACTTGGACTTCTTTTGATAAAAAAGGAAATAAAGTAACTATCGGTCATTATGAAGCAGGAAAAAAAGTAGGTAAATGGTTTATGTGGAAAGAAGATGGGTTAAAAGAAATTGATTTTAAAGACAATGCCATAGCAAGCGTACAAACTTGGAAGGAAGAGACCAAAATGGCAGTGAAATAA
- a CDS encoding DUF1304 domain-containing protein: MNIIQYSLLTLVAIIHLYILVLEMLLWTKPKGIKTFGLKSKDFAEETKVLAANQGLYNGFLAAGLTWSILSQKIDVGIFFLICVFIAGLYGSFSTKKPRIFVIQSIPALLGLISLIL, encoded by the coding sequence ATGAACATTATACAATATTCTCTTTTAACTCTAGTAGCTATTATTCATTTATATATTCTTGTACTAGAGATGCTTTTATGGACCAAACCTAAAGGAATAAAAACCTTTGGTTTAAAATCAAAAGATTTTGCTGAGGAAACAAAAGTATTAGCCGCTAATCAAGGGTTATACAACGGCTTTCTTGCAGCTGGTTTAACTTGGTCTATTTTATCACAAAAAATTGATGTGGGAATATTTTTCTTGATTTGTGTTTTTATTGCTGGTCTTTATGGTTCTTTTTCTACAAAAAAACCTCGTATTTTTGTCATTCAGTCTATTCCTGCTTTATTAGGTTTAATCAGTTTAATACTATAA
- the rnc gene encoding ribonuclease III, with protein MNFLRRIVKPQNKEDENFYYELKELLNFKPIKLSYYKKAFTHRSLKLVDSKGHPINYERLEFLGDAILGTVIASYLFKKVPEGDEGYLTQMRSKIVSREHLNSLGKDLELIRFIKSNISKEHVSNNIHGNIFEALVGAIYLDRGYNYCHQFIYEQVIMPYVDIERLEGKISSYKGFVIEWCQKQKKKYKFESYEDSGNQSKKHFSVRVSIDGSIVAKGRATSKKKAEEIAAKRVYFAMQKQMLKS; from the coding sequence ATGAATTTTCTTCGTAGAATTGTTAAACCCCAAAACAAAGAGGATGAAAACTTCTACTACGAATTAAAAGAGCTGCTTAATTTTAAACCAATTAAGTTATCGTATTATAAAAAAGCATTTACGCACAGATCTTTAAAATTAGTAGATAGTAAAGGGCATCCAATAAACTACGAACGGTTAGAGTTTTTAGGTGACGCTATTTTAGGAACTGTAATTGCTTCCTATTTATTTAAAAAAGTACCTGAAGGAGATGAAGGGTATTTAACACAAATGCGATCTAAAATAGTAAGTAGAGAGCATTTAAATAGCTTAGGTAAAGATCTAGAGTTGATCAGATTTATAAAGAGTAATATTTCTAAAGAGCACGTTAGCAATAATATTCACGGAAATATTTTTGAAGCTCTGGTAGGTGCAATTTACTTAGATAGAGGATACAATTATTGCCACCAGTTTATTTACGAGCAAGTAATAATGCCTTATGTAGATATTGAAAGATTAGAAGGTAAAATATCTAGTTATAAAGGTTTTGTTATAGAATGGTGTCAAAAGCAGAAGAAAAAGTATAAGTTTGAATCATACGAAGACTCAGGTAACCAGAGTAAAAAACATTTTAGTGTACGCGTAAGTATTGATGGTAGTATTGTAGCTAAGGGAAGAGCTACCTCTAAGAAAAAAGCAGAAGAAATTGCTGCTAAAAGGGTTTATTTTGCAATGCAAAAACAAATGCTAAAATCTTAA
- the purN gene encoding phosphoribosylglycinamide formyltransferase, translating to MKRIVIFASGSGSNAENIIKHFNSTKTAIVTHVLSNNQRAKVFDRCERLNIDASLFDRESFSKDDTVLNFLLAEADIIVLAGFLWRIPSKIVEAFPNKIINIHPALLPKYGGKGMYGMNVHNAIKENNETETGITIHYVNENYDEGAIIFQAKTAISFNDTPETIAKKVHELEYKHFPKVIEEVILQNE from the coding sequence ATGAAACGCATCGTTATTTTTGCTTCTGGTTCGGGTTCCAATGCCGAAAACATCATAAAACACTTCAACTCCACTAAAACTGCAATTGTTACTCATGTGCTTTCTAACAACCAACGTGCCAAAGTTTTTGACCGTTGCGAACGACTAAACATTGATGCATCTTTATTTGATAGAGAAAGCTTTAGTAAAGATGACACTGTTTTAAACTTTTTACTCGCTGAAGCTGATATTATTGTATTAGCTGGTTTTTTATGGCGTATTCCTTCTAAAATTGTGGAAGCTTTCCCTAATAAAATAATAAATATACACCCTGCTTTATTACCAAAATATGGAGGAAAAGGAATGTACGGAATGAACGTACATAATGCTATAAAAGAAAACAATGAAACTGAAACAGGTATTACTATACATTACGTGAATGAAAATTATGACGAAGGTGCTATTATCTTCCAAGCTAAAACAGCTATTTCATTTAATGATACTCCAGAGACTATAGCAAAGAAAGTTCATGAATTAGAATATAAACATTTCCCAAAGGTTATAGAAGAGGTTATTTTACAGAATGAGTAA
- a CDS encoding mechanosensitive ion channel family protein, producing MEKYFEKFQDLIMTYAPKAIMAIIIYIVGSYIIGLLLKATRKIMIKREVDITLQKFLVNLLHWTLKILLIITVIAKLGVETTSFAAILASAGLAVGLALQGSLGNFAGGVLIMLFKPFKIGDLIEAQGEIGVVKEIEIFTTKLTGLSNKEIIIPNGSLSNGNIVNYSAEGTRRVDLTFGVSYDADIKQTKEILMNVITSHPKVLKDPAPTVNVSELADSSVNFAVRPWSKTEDYWAVYFDITENTKIALDNAGIEIPYPHSVEIHKEG from the coding sequence ATGGAAAAGTATTTTGAAAAATTTCAAGATTTAATAATGACATACGCTCCGAAAGCGATTATGGCTATTATTATTTACATTGTAGGTTCTTACATTATTGGACTACTACTTAAAGCTACAAGAAAAATAATGATTAAAAGAGAAGTAGACATTACGCTACAAAAGTTCTTAGTTAATTTACTACATTGGACTTTAAAAATCCTTTTAATAATCACAGTAATAGCAAAACTAGGTGTTGAAACCACGTCTTTTGCTGCTATTTTAGCCTCAGCTGGTTTGGCTGTTGGTCTTGCTTTACAAGGTTCTTTAGGTAATTTTGCTGGCGGTGTTTTAATTATGCTTTTTAAACCTTTTAAGATTGGAGATTTAATAGAGGCTCAAGGTGAAATTGGTGTTGTAAAAGAAATAGAAATATTTACTACCAAGCTTACGGGCTTATCTAACAAAGAAATAATTATACCTAATGGTTCTTTATCTAATGGAAACATTGTTAATTACTCTGCCGAAGGTACACGTAGAGTAGATTTAACCTTTGGTGTTTCTTACGATGCTGATATTAAACAAACCAAAGAAATATTAATGAATGTTATTACCTCGCACCCAAAAGTATTAAAAGACCCTGCTCCTACAGTAAATGTATCTGAATTGGCAGATAGTTCTGTAAATTTTGCTGTGAGACCTTGGTCTAAAACAGAAGATTATTGGGCTGTATACTTTGATATAACTGAAAACACAAAAATAGCCTTAGATAATGCTGGAATTGAAATTCCTTACCCTCACTCAGTAGAAATCCACAAAGAGGGTTAA
- a CDS encoding M20/M25/M40 family metallo-hydrolase → MKSSRNYLAVLIIILTVYWSFYTILPSATSSKKEISATEFSIDNALYHLKNISQKPHHTGSEEHKNVQNYLVQELQKLNLEPEIQYQTAINKKWRAATTTENIIAKIKGTENGKALLLLTHYDSNPHSSLGASDAGSGVVTILEGIRAYLAANKTPKNDIIILFSDAEELGLLGAQAFVENHPWAKDVGLVLNFEARGSGGSSYMLMETNGKNKTLLTEFLNANPNYPAANSLMYDVYKKLPNDTDLTVFREKGNINGFNFAFIDDHFDYHTEQDSYERLNRETLLHQADYFTTSLNYFANADLTNLNSDTDYIYVNFPFTKLLTYPFSWVLPMLIIAFLLFIVLVVVGIYKKKMTVIGLLKGFIPYILSLVLCIAISYGLWQLLLIIHPQYTDMLHGFTYNGYQYIIAFVLLNLWILFKVYNKLKEAKAIDLLIAPITFGLVINVIIYMNLPGAGFFIIPVFASLFILVILLFMNINKASRAALFAIISIPSIYMIAPMVQLFPVALGLKTLFISAILLVFLFGLMLPVFYQEKTKNGWQTLTGFLALLFFGYATFNSGFSIEKKKPNSLVFIQNSDSNSSYWASHNKTLDGYTKQYFNDESKQGGADLMAGKSKYNTSFNYYQKAENKNIRISNIKIHQDTIINSQRNVSFTITPTRNIDKYELYTNTQIELTNFTVNGTLYDKGKAFTADKGTLLIYQMANTDKDLTISFTIDKNTQPDIVINEISNDLLSHPKFTIRPRSEIMMPMPFVVNDAIICTRKLKL, encoded by the coding sequence ATGAAATCATCAAGAAATTACCTGGCAGTTCTCATTATTATTTTAACCGTTTACTGGAGTTTTTACACTATACTTCCAAGTGCAACTTCTTCAAAAAAAGAAATTAGTGCTACTGAGTTTTCAATAGATAATGCACTGTATCATTTAAAAAACATCTCTCAAAAACCGCATCATACAGGTTCTGAAGAACACAAAAATGTACAAAATTATCTAGTTCAAGAGTTACAAAAACTGAATTTAGAGCCTGAAATTCAATATCAAACTGCTATTAATAAAAAATGGAGGGCAGCAACTACTACAGAAAATATTATTGCTAAAATTAAAGGAACTGAGAACGGCAAAGCTTTATTACTTTTAACTCATTACGACTCTAATCCACACTCCTCTTTAGGTGCAAGTGACGCTGGCTCTGGTGTCGTAACTATTTTAGAAGGTATAAGAGCTTACCTAGCCGCAAATAAGACGCCTAAAAACGATATTATTATACTTTTTTCGGATGCTGAAGAATTAGGACTTTTAGGAGCACAAGCTTTTGTTGAAAATCATCCTTGGGCAAAAGATGTTGGGTTAGTGCTAAATTTTGAAGCTCGTGGTAGCGGTGGTTCTAGTTATATGTTGATGGAAACTAATGGGAAAAACAAAACGTTATTAACTGAATTTTTAAATGCAAATCCAAATTATCCAGCTGCCAACTCTTTAATGTATGATGTATATAAAAAGCTTCCTAACGATACCGATTTAACTGTTTTTAGAGAAAAAGGGAATATTAACGGGTTTAATTTTGCTTTTATTGATGATCATTTTGACTATCACACCGAACAAGATTCCTACGAAAGATTAAATAGAGAAACACTCTTACATCAAGCAGATTATTTTACCACTTCGTTAAACTATTTTGCAAATGCTGATTTAACGAACTTAAACAGTGACACTGATTACATTTATGTAAACTTTCCTTTTACTAAGTTACTAACGTACCCGTTTTCTTGGGTGCTGCCAATGCTAATCATTGCCTTTTTGTTATTTATAGTGCTGGTTGTGGTAGGTATATACAAGAAGAAGATGACTGTAATAGGTCTTTTAAAAGGTTTTATTCCTTATATACTATCTTTAGTATTGTGCATCGCTATTTCATACGGACTGTGGCAATTATTGTTGATTATCCATCCACAATATACCGATATGCTGCATGGTTTTACCTATAACGGATATCAATACATTATTGCTTTTGTTCTTTTAAATCTTTGGATTCTTTTTAAAGTATATAATAAGCTAAAAGAAGCCAAAGCCATCGATTTACTAATCGCTCCCATAACTTTTGGATTAGTTATAAATGTTATAATTTACATGAATTTACCAGGGGCTGGTTTCTTTATTATTCCTGTTTTCGCTTCTTTATTCATTTTAGTAATCTTACTTTTCATGAATATTAACAAAGCATCTAGAGCTGCGTTATTTGCAATTATATCTATTCCTAGTATATATATGATTGCTCCTATGGTTCAGTTATTTCCTGTAGCGTTAGGTTTAAAAACATTATTTATTTCTGCCATACTTTTAGTGTTTCTTTTCGGATTGATGCTTCCTGTTTTTTATCAGGAAAAAACTAAAAACGGATGGCAAACATTAACTGGTTTTCTTGCGTTATTATTCTTTGGTTATGCAACATTTAATAGCGGTTTTTCAATAGAAAAGAAAAAGCCTAATAGCTTAGTTTTTATTCAAAATTCTGACTCTAACTCCTCGTATTGGGCAAGTCATAATAAAACATTAGATGGGTATACGAAACAATATTTTAACGATGAATCTAAACAAGGTGGTGCCGATTTAATGGCTGGAAAAAGTAAATACAACACTTCTTTTAATTATTACCAAAAAGCAGAAAATAAAAACATTCGTATTTCTAACATCAAGATTCATCAAGATACCATTATTAATAGTCAACGAAATGTTTCATTCACAATTACACCTACGCGAAACATTGATAAATATGAGTTGTACACAAATACCCAAATAGAGTTAACTAATTTTACTGTTAACGGAACTTTGTACGATAAAGGAAAAGCCTTTACGGCCGATAAAGGAACGCTATTAATTTATCAAATGGCAAATACTGATAAGGATTTGACTATTTCTTTTACAATTGATAAAAATACCCAACCTGATATTGTAATTAATGAAATATCTAATGATTTATTATCGCATCCTAAGTTTACTATACGACCTAGAAGTGAAATAATGATGCCAATGCCTTTTGTGGTTAACGATGCTATTATTTGTACTCGAAAACTTAAATTATAG
- a CDS encoding IPExxxVDY family protein — MPIYEVNIDEFSNYNYRLIGIHTTLSEYKLAYLLNKFLQIKFNRATYDLDFVTKGNQSSYAIYEYTNTKLYQDWFLIANVYKSTLEAESISLFNQSDSITRLIPEKKKVDFFLKLEGDFDHNSIVKIIDIIKKIPQIITSYEIEVDSLKSKDFLIF, encoded by the coding sequence ATGCCTATTTACGAGGTGAATATAGATGAGTTTTCTAATTATAATTATAGATTAATTGGAATTCATACAACTCTAAGTGAGTATAAATTAGCGTATTTACTAAATAAATTTTTACAAATTAAATTTAATAGAGCAACTTATGATTTAGATTTTGTTACAAAAGGAAATCAATCATCTTATGCAATATATGAGTATACTAATACGAAATTATATCAAGATTGGTTTTTAATAGCAAATGTATATAAGTCAACTCTTGAAGCAGAATCAATAAGTCTTTTTAATCAAAGTGATTCAATTACACGTTTGATACCAGAAAAGAAGAAGGTTGACTTTTTCTTAAAACTAGAAGGAGATTTTGATCATAACTCAATTGTAAAGATTATAGACATAATAAAAAAAATCCCTCAAATAATAACCTCTTATGAAATAGAGGTAGATTCATTAAAATCGAAAGATTTTTTAATTTTTTAA